The DNA region CCGGCGCTTGCTGGACTAACAGTAACTTCAGCAGCTTTGCTGGAGGAGGAGGTGGTGGTGGACATGGTTCTGCTGGAGGAGGAGGCAGCAGCGGCTCTGCTAACGGACAAACACCAACCGGTTCTCAGGGAGGTAGTGGCTTAAACAATGGTGGCGCATCAGGTAGCACCAGTGGCGGGGCCGCACAATATGGCGGCGGCGGTGGTGGTGGCGGTTATGACGGCAGAGCAGATTCTTCCGGCCTTAATACACGGGCGTATATGGGCGGAGGCGGCGGTGCCGGCGGCGCGGTATGTAATACGAATTACGGTACTTCAAGAAATGGAGCTTCGGGCGGTTCAGGCGCAGGTATTATTTTTATCAGCGCTAATACGCTTAACACCGCTTCAGGGGCATCTATTACCGCCAACGGAGCTAATGGGTCTTCTGCGTCTACTGCAACAGGTTCATTTCCGGGTGCCGGAGGTGGCGGCGCCGGAGGCTCTATTATCTTATATGCAATGACGGTAAACAATAGTGGTAATATCATAGCTAATGGAGGCACTGGAGGAACGGTACAATATGCCGGCGGCAATGGCGGCGGAGGAAGAACATTTGCTGCGTATAATTCTTTTAATGGGGCTGCGCCTACGCCTAATTATTCAAGCGGGACACTGCTAATGGGATACTCTTCATCCGGCACATACATTTCTCCTTTAATTAATCCAACCGGACTTGTTTCTTGGGGGGTCTTAACTTATACTAAAAATACACCTGCCGATACAACTTTTACCGTTGATGTCTTAAAAGCAGAAGATAATTCTGTATTAGTTGCCAATGTCGCTTCGGGGACTAATTTGGCATCTGTTATTCTTAACTATACTCTTATTAAACTCCGGGCAAATTTAGCTACTTCGAATCCGATAGCAACTTCCACGCTTTCAGATTGGGGAATAATTTATACAGGAGGAGGCACAACTGTTACAACTACAAACTGGTCAGATTTGCTTAACGGAAAATCAGTTCAAATGGGCCAATCAATAGCTCACGTAAAATTTGAGATGAAAACTCTGTCAGGAACAGCGCGCTGGAAAAGATTTAGAATTGACAAGGGATTGAAAACATATACAAATATTGCTTGTTCTGATTCTAAAATAGAGACACAGGTGTGGTGCGAAAATAATAATAATGGTTTTTGGGATATCGGCGATACGTTTATCAGTAAAGGTAATTTTACCAATGGTACCGTGTATCTCAATATGAACCGCTGGGAGGTAACGACAATACCTAAAACGTATTATATTGTATATAAACTCAAAAATGATATCGGCGGCGGACAACGTGCCGGCGTTAAAATAACCGATAGCAGTTATCTTGAGTTCGAGAACGCCATGTGTGTTGGAGTACCACCATAAGGATGTTAGAATTTTCCGCCAGAGGCGGACTCGCCTTCGGCGGGGAGAATGCTACGTGCATAGGAGTTCCTTAATAATCTAAAAAGTTAGCTATTAATACCTGCCCCCGCAATGAAGCAAGGCATCCTCTACCCCTTCGGTCAAGGGAAGCTGTGCACAGGGAAAAAGTAATCCTTCAAATCCGCGTAGCAAAGCTCTGCGTCCAAAATAAAAAAGGGCGTCCCGATTTCTCAGAACGCCCCTTCATAACATACTAACAACTAATAACTGTCCTCTGACAACTTCCTCTACCTGCGCCTATCGCCACTAAACCGATTATTTTGCCTGGGAGGACGGGGCCTTTCCTGCTGCATCCCTTCCGGAACCGGTGGCTCGCTCGCCGGGTCAACAGCTTGCTTGCGGCTGAGCTTAATCTTGCCCTGGTCGTCTATACCGATGCACTTGACCGGGATAATATCGCCCATCTTGACGACATCGGTGACGCTCCCGACATAGCGGTTGGAAAGCTCGGAGATATGGACCAACCCTTCCTGGCCGACCAGTATCTCGACAAACGCACCGAAGTCCTTGATGGAAACGACTTTGCCCTGGTAGATTTTGCCGATTTCGGCTTCTTCCACGATACCTTCCACCTGTTTCTTGGCGGCATCAAGAGAGGCGGCGTCCTTACCGTAAATGATAACCTCTCCGGTATCTTCTATTTCAATCTTGACGCCTGTTTCTTCCTGGATTCTGCGGATGGTCTTGCCGCCGCCGCCGATAACCGCGCCGATTTTATCCGGCTTAATCATCAAGCGGACAACGCGCGGTGCATAAGCAGAAATATCCGTCCTGGGCGCGGCAAGCGCCTGCGCCATCTTTCCCAAAATATGGAGACGGCCTTCTTTTGCCTGCGCCAGTGCTTTCTTCATGATGTCCATAGAAAGGCCGCCCACCTTTATATCCATCTGGAAACCGGTAATCCCGTTGGCGGTGCCGGCGACTTTGAAATCCATATCGCCGTATTTATCTTCGCTTCCGAGAATATCGGAAAGTATGCTGATATCGTTCCCTTCCTTAACGAGTCCCATGGCGATTCCGGCAACCGGGGACTTAATCGGCACACCCGCGTCCATCAGGGAAAGCGTCGCGCCGCAAACCGTTGCCATGGATGAGGAGCCGTTTGATTCCAGGATATCGGAAACCACCCGGATGGTATACGGGAATTTCTCAAAGTCCGGCAGCATCGGTTCCACCGCCCTTTCGGCTAAGTGGCCGTGCCCTATTTCACGCCTGCCGGGCCCGCGCAGAGGTTTCACCTCTCCCACCGAAAACGGCGGGAAATTATAGTGGAGCATAAAACGCTTGACGTATTCATCGGCCAGCCCGTCTATAATCTGCTCGTCATCGGCTGTACCGAGCGTTGCCACGACCAATGCCTGCGTCTCGCCGCGGGTAAAGAGCGCCGAGCCGTGCGTCCGGGGCAGTATCCCCAAATCGCAGGTAATCGGGCGTATTTCCGTCAGGCTTCTGCCGTCCATCCGTTTGCCGCTGGTAATCAGCTCGCGGACTATTTCCTCTTCAATCTTGGTGAATGCCGCCTTGATGAGCTTGGTCTGCTTTTGGGCATCGGCTTCGGGAAGACTCGCGCAATAAGTTTCAATCTGCTTCTTTTTTATCTCGGAAACGGCGTCATGCCGCTCGTGCTTGCCTTTTATCTGGATTTTGGTTTTTAATTCGTCATGGATTTCCTTCTTCATCTTTTCATAAAGCGCCTTATCGAATTCCGGCGGAGTCACTTCCATCTTCTTCTTATCGGTCTTCAACTGTTTCTGGAGAGCGACCAGTTCCTTAACGGCTTTATGGCCGAACTCGATTGCTTCCAGCAAGGCTTCCTCGGATTCCTCCTTGGCGCCGCCTTCGACCATGAGGACCGCGTCCGCCGTGCCGGCGATGACGATATCCATCGTGCTTTCTTTCATTTCCGATATTTCCGGGTTGAGGGTGAGCGTCCCGTTGAGCTTGCCGACTTTTACCGCGCCGATAGGCCCGTTAAAAGGAATGCCGGAAAGCACCAGACACGCCGAGGCGCCGTTGATTGCCAGGATATCCGGGTCGAAATTGCCTTCTGCGGAAAGAACCATGGACATCAGCTGTATTTCGTTCTGGAATCCTTCCGGGAAAAGCGGCCTTAAGGGGCGGTCAATCAACCGCATGGTTAAGATTTCCTCCGTGGTCGGCCTGCCTTCGCGCTTAAAGAAGCCGCCCGGAATCTTTCCGGCGGCGGAGGTCTTTTCGCGGTAGTCCACGGTCAAGGGGACCATAGCATCGTCCCACTGGGATTCTCTGGCTTCACCGGCAACCACGGTCGTTAAGACGACCGAATCGCCGTAGGAGACGAGAGCCGCTCCGTCTGCCTGTTTTGCCATCACACCTGTCTGGATGGTGAACTGGCGCCTGCCTAATTGCAGTGTCACTTCCTGTTTCATGATTAAACTCCTTTAGCGGGAGTGTCGTGAACCTGATTTTCCGGACGGGAAAGTATGAAGGTTAAGGAAAAGGTAGGTACTA from Planctomycetota bacterium includes:
- the pnp gene encoding polyribonucleotide nucleotidyltransferase, which translates into the protein MMKQEVTLQLGRRQFTIQTGVMAKQADGAALVSYGDSVVLTTVVAGEARESQWDDAMVPLTVDYREKTSAAGKIPGGFFKREGRPTTEEILTMRLIDRPLRPLFPEGFQNEIQLMSMVLSAEGNFDPDILAINGASACLVLSGIPFNGPIGAVKVGKLNGTLTLNPEISEMKESTMDIVIAGTADAVLMVEGGAKEESEEALLEAIEFGHKAVKELVALQKQLKTDKKKMEVTPPEFDKALYEKMKKEIHDELKTKIQIKGKHERHDAVSEIKKKQIETYCASLPEADAQKQTKLIKAAFTKIEEEIVRELITSGKRMDGRSLTEIRPITCDLGILPRTHGSALFTRGETQALVVATLGTADDEQIIDGLADEYVKRFMLHYNFPPFSVGEVKPLRGPGRREIGHGHLAERAVEPMLPDFEKFPYTIRVVSDILESNGSSSMATVCGATLSLMDAGVPIKSPVAGIAMGLVKEGNDISILSDILGSEDKYGDMDFKVAGTANGITGFQMDIKVGGLSMDIMKKALAQAKEGRLHILGKMAQALAAPRTDISAYAPRVVRLMIKPDKIGAVIGGGGKTIRRIQEETGVKIEIEDTGEVIIYGKDAASLDAAKKQVEGIVEEAEIGKIYQGKVVSIKDFGAFVEILVGQEGLVHISELSNRYVGSVTDVVKMGDIIPVKCIGIDDQGKIKLSRKQAVDPASEPPVPEGMQQERPRPPRQNNRFSGDRRR